GTTTCGGTAAATGGGCTCTCCCCACCATGGCCAGAGGTCCAGGTCTGTGTCGTGGTCGTCCAGGATGAACATAGTGAGGCGTTTATACACCCCGTTCTGCTTCTGCTGCAGCAGGGCATCTCGACCAATGAAATCCATCCCCTAGGAAAGAAAGGCAACACAGACGGCGTCTATGCTCTGGCTCGCAGCACTATGAGCAGCACAATGGGAAGGGTCGCCTGGTGTCACTACAGTGAGTGCAACGCTTTTCCCCCACAGCCCTGCAGGCTTTGGGGAAAGTGACAACTTCAGAGACTAACAACACAggtactcatttttcttttttgttctataAACACAGATTTTCATCACAAGACCACAGAACAAAACTATTTAGGACGAAAAATTactactcaaaaatatttgctagaatttttagaaaaacaatgtttCTATATAATCCCAACAAAAAGtcaatgcatatatatatatatatctgtattcagtgcatgtttatatatgcatatgtacaaaACAAGAGCAGGATAAAGTAAAACAGTAATTATCTGAATAGATAcattatgatttcaattttcttgtttatatttttccatattttccaaaaggagtatttattacttttgtaattgcTGAAGAATACCGTAGATTTTCTGTActgatattaagtgaaaaaagcaaggagCAATATAGCAAGTGTGTGATATCCAACCATCTAGGTTAAAAAAACTGGAGGGGAACTATACACTCATATGTTTGCAACACACTGATGCTCGCGAAAGGTGGCGGGGAGACGGGTGGGttcagagatggaaaaaagaCTTCACTGAACATGCTCTTGAACTAcgattttttaaaagacatgttcatatattactttgaaaagaaacaaaaaattaggcAGTTGAGGGTACAAATAATCGTGGCATGCTAATGTATCACCATAATCAATTCAGAAAAACTCCCCAGAAAGCACTCAGtctaaaagagaagagaatgcTCAAAACAAGTGTTGTGTCATATTAAGATGTTTCATCCCATAGATACTTTTCATTCTAAGGACATCCTAATCGTCACTGTTCACCTGATGCCATCACTGAGGTCTCAGTATGTTTACACTTTTGCTTCCACATCAGCTCTTCTTCCTGTTCTAATGCAGACTTCCTGCTTGGGAAGCTGAGTGACGGACACATACCTTCTCTAATTTCACCCGAGATTCGCGTCCACATTCCAGGGGCGTGGTGAGGGTATTTAAATCCTGACCCCAAAAGGCAAAAAACTTCTCAATTCGGAGACTACGAAGAGCATAATAGCCAGCATTCCGGATTCCGTACTTCTGCCCGACACTCATTACTTCATTGTATACATGCAGGGCATACTAGGAGAGACAAAAGGTCGGTAAGCAGCAGACCTTCAAATTTCAACATGGACTGTGTCTGGAGTGCCTGATGGCTGCCACTGTTAACCGGGATGGGTTTGCATGAAATTCTCAGGATGTCTCAGCCTCAACAAACCAAAGTGCTACAGCCCAGGAGGAATGAACGGGGGGTCACCCTTAATCCAGACTTCGGCACCATGAGAGCAGCATCCATCTCCAAATGTCTACGAGAGTGACCTAAGTACTGAATATGGCAATGACTGAATAATCACTCAGAAAAGCACTCTTACCACCCAGTAAATGACCAATCTCAGAACTGCTTCTTAAATAGCCCACTCATCCTCTACCAGCTTTGTTCTCACTCTGGCTTTGTTCTCTTGCCCCAAAGCCCCAACGTTGTCCTTCCCTTACGCGCTGGCCCGTGCTATGAAACGTGTTACACGTCATTCCAGATGTGTGTGTACAACATCTGATTTTTCACACAGATTATAACACATCTTACAAGACCCGGAACGAGTCACAGAAGAGCCAGAAAGCAGCGCTGTCCTACTGACGTCCCACGACATCTGGCCTCTCACATTGTTCTTTTCTTCGTTCCAAAAACGTGtatcaaataaatgaacagaaagttTTCCAAATTGAAAGCAAAAGATGCAGTCCCTATCTTAACATAGTGTTAAGTCTAAAGCCCAGCAACAAACTACACCGTGTGCTTTAAAAACTGaataacaaaaaacagaaataagtcagagaaagacaaaatactgTATTACCtctcttataagtggaatcaaaaaagaaaaacaacaaacttgTAAAAAAGATTTGTGATTACCAAAGTAGAGGGTGGGGAAGATTGGAGGAaagtggtcaaaagatacaaacttccagttataagtaCTAACAATGTAACGTACCACATAACTATagctaacactgctgtatgatacATACGAAAGTTAAGAGAGTAAATAAATcctgagttctcatcacaaagcaaaaaaaaaaaaattcgctttttgtttttgtatctacATGAGATAGACACTAACTAAACTAACagcagtaatcatttcacaatgtaagTCAATCCATTATTTTGTGTACTTTAAACTTAtgcagtgatgtatgtcaattatatctcaataaaatgaaaaaacaagccgAAAAAGTGTTGATGTTATTTGAGCTTCAttggtattataattttttatcctGGCAATGTATGTTGCTCTATAAATTACACTACTGCAGCTGATCAGGCATCTACTGAACAGACCACTGTGGTCAAGAAAACTTTAAATGTGGAAAAGGAGAATCAAAGCTATTGAATATAACACTGCCTGTGTTGTATGTGTGAAAACACCTGGTTTAGCAAAGGTGGGGACAGTAGACCAATGGAGACTGGTAGGGAAAGGAGACTGGTAAGAGCCAGTATCTCTGGTGGGTTTGGTACTTTTCTGTCTCAAGCTGAATACTCTGTACTTGAGGTAGGCAAAGGAGGAAAAACTTAAAGCAGGTGACTAGTCTTAGGCCAGAAGAGAAGAGCAAAGGGAAAAGTGGGTCCCTAACATTTACTGATTTTCTCACTAACTGCTGGGGATTtaatgtgaacaaaacaaaaatctgccATCTGCCACTATGTTTTGGAAGACATCTCAGAGACAAGTATAAGCTTCTTGAGGACAAAAGCCAGCTTGAAAAGAACCCAGGTACCTCTTGAACTCATGGAAAATCAGAAGGCAGAAACCAGGGCTTCTGAGTAATGAAGCTGCTAGAGCCACAGAGCCTCCCCTCAGGATGGAGTTTGGCCAATCAATGACATGGTCACCCAAGTGATAACACCTGCATGACCATATGGCACTCCAGAATTTGTCTGTACAAGCAAAATACATCAGCTACATTTGTATCAACTCTTCTTAAATCACGAATGCTCCATCTTAATACTGTTATAATATTTCCGTGTGGAAAGGCAGATAGAATTTCATGGGCTGATAAACATGTGctttattcaataattaaaaacctAAGATTATAAGTAATGTGACTAATGCCTATGATCACTGCTACCTGTCGCAACTGGGCAGAGAAACTGTgggaataaaaatgttaacaagaaAAATTTACTATTTGTATATGGTAAGGTTGAACCCTGGAAATTCCAGAGACTCaactgaaaatacaataaaataatttagtaaggaattacattaaataattaatatatagaaaaaagcTTTCATAAATCACAGTCACCTGAAGATAATGGAACAAAGACACCCTTCCCATtcataacagcaacaacaaaatattcaaataaacttaagaaatgtAGAAcatctatatgaagaaaacttcAACAGACCTCTGAAGGTCACCACAAAAACTTGAATAAAAAATGCATACTTTGTGAGATTAGACACATTAAAAGAATGTCAATTCTccctaatttataaatataacacaatCCCAAAAATAGGGTGTTGTTTTAACTACATGATTATAGTTTACaagggaaaataaggaaacaggaattgtttttcttttctagttttccaAGCTATGAGGAAGCTAACACTtccaaatgttaaaatatataataaagatttAATAATTGTGATCTAGACTATGAATAGATAGTCCAATAGAACAGAGTAAAACAGtcaagaaataaatccaaatacaTATAGGAATTTAGTATCTGATAAAGATAGAGTCTCAAATCAATTGATTATCCacgtggaaaaaaataatttgatccaTATCTCATAAAGCACACCAAGAGGAACTGTGAAAGGATGGAGcatttaaatactaaaaaaaaaactaataaaaacccCATAAACCTATAAACAGCAACAACACAAACTATAAAAGCatcagaagaaaactggaaaaattttaTAACCCTGGAGTGGGGAAGCCCCCTTCTATGTAACAAACTCTAGAAGCCACAAAAGTGATCAACTACACaaaatttttttacaatttcTGCAACATAGGaaacattttccataataaaaagtaaaatttaaaaatccttctaCATggcaaaaaacacaacaaatcaaaagacaaatggcaaactggaaaaaaatttacaaCTCAACAGCAAGGACTGTCTGATTCAGAGAATGTCTACAAATTGGCAAAAAGACCAATTACTCAATGCAAAAACGGACAAAGGATATGACCAGAACATTAATTCATGCAACATGTATTaagtatttactgtgtgccaagttcttctctaggtgctggggacataaaagttaaaacagaCTAatatccctgccctcagggaacttaCATTTAAACGGGTAATCtgttgaacaaaataaacaaactacttTATTAGACACGGGGTAAGCACTATGGAGGAAAAAACAGGGAAGGAAGATAGGCAGAACTGGGGGTGGGGCTCATCAAGAAGGTGACGTGTGAACAAGACCTGAAGCAGCTATGGCTGTGAACTTGGGAGCATCCATCTGGGAGGACACGCCAAGGGAAGCGGAAGAGCAAGTGTAAAGCCCGAGGCAGAAGCAGTCTAGCATGTTCAAAGACTAGCAAGGGGTGCGAGAGGCAGAGAAGACATTCGGATGTGATCAGAAAAGAACAAGTGGAGATAGGGTAGGCAGAACTGCAGGCCCTGTACATGGGATTTCACTTGAAGGGCGATGGGTTTTGAAAGCTCAGTCTCAAACACAAGGGAAATTAAAACTGCACTGACAAACTATTTTGCACCTCTCAGACTAAAGTCTGACAACTCCGTGTTGGTACGTGCAGTAAAGAAAAAGACACTTCCACACTGCAGGTTTTTATCGTTGCAAAGGactaaaaacaacataaatgtctaTTAGTACCAGACTGGTTACATAAATTGTGAATCAACTGTATGATGGAATAGTACACcactgttaaaaaagaaaggaaaaaagaaagagaaagctcttTCTTTTTAGGTACTCACAGAGAAAGACCTctaaactgttaaaaaaaaaaatcaagatgaatAACAACATGCTTCTCTTCGTGTTTCTAAAAGTGGGGTTAAGaatatgtcttttaaaagaatatgtcttttaaaatgggGTTAAGAATATGTTTCCATATGCACAAAAATGTCTGGCATGACATATAAAAAACTAACATTGATGGTGGTTGGTAGGAACTGGTTGGGTGGCACTGAATACTTTGGGATTTATCTTTAAATCATGTGAATGTGTTACCTATTCAAAAAAAGTCAATAACTtagtttaaaatgtgaaaatctcTTTAAGGCCCAATCAGATGTGCTGAGCAGGTGGGGGACAGCCCGCACCCCTGGCACCCGTCTGTGCTGCTCACCTCTATGGGGATGTACAGCATGAAGCCCGGCTCTCCTGTGTGAGTCATGCTCATCACCCGGATGCCATTGGCATAGCCCACACTCATCTCCTGTGGAAACAAAGGGAGACAGTCAGCACCGAAACTCCTCAAGGGAAGTGGGCACTCAGTGTTTGTTAAAGGAATGGATGCCCGAGGCAAACCCCTCTCATTAGCTCTGAACCCTTTGACCCTAAAGGAAAGACACGTGAATGAAACAATTTCATCCTCAAAATGGTCTGTTTCCAGGTTTTGAGGTGCTTAGGGATGCAGCACAGCCTTTACAATGTCTCCTCTCATGAATATCCATTTCAGGCGTGCTAGCCAAGCTACTGGTGGGAAGTAGAGGCAGTCTTTGACAAGCGTGAAATACTCTTTTGCAAAGTCCTGCTGAAGATTTGTTTTAGTCAAGGGCGTCGGGAGCAATGAAGACAAGACAACTGTCTTCTCTGGGGGACTTGGCAGGGAAGTCCTGGGCACCTGCCCACAAAAGATGCCTGAGACCCACAGAACGCGGTTCACCTGCTACCCTGGGGTCAGAGACCAGGCTTCTAAAGTTCAAAACACGTTCAGAGCAGCTCAGTTAACTAATGGGCTCTGATTTAATCGCTGTGCCTATAAAGGGCTAGGTTCCAGGTGGCACTAAGCAGTGTCCACAGGAAGCCCAACACCAGTGGTCCTCTCTAGACACATATATGGATCACTCCTTCGGGAAGCACAGAAAGTGCTGTGAAGGAGCCTGCTAATGGCCCAGTGAGTTTTCTGTTGCCCTCACTCtgccgtggagaaaaaggaaaactacaatcAGTTAGTTGGTAGATCCCAACTTTGGTTTGAATATCAGTAACAGTCCCCAAGCTGCTTGTCACAGGTTGACAAAATGTCTATTAGGATCTCTAATCAACCTCTTGCTAGAGAGTATTCAGTTACCATCTCTTTTGTTCAGTTACAATTTGTTTTACTCAGCTATCGTTGCCAACATAAGAAAATTATGTAAGTGGTTTAGAGATTTATCTAAACCATTTCTTAACCTGAAGATGCCACATACACAGTGGTTACTCTGGGTATGGAAAGAGGAAGTACTGCCTGGAAAGAAGGAGCTCTGACTGGCATTTCTGGGGCATGAGTGTCAATAATCCTGTAACTTACGATTTTAATCtgctatagaaaataaatatatagaactGATATTCAAAGAAGTTAAATCCACTTCAAAGATATCCTAATGCTTATTAAATAAGGAGACCTTGAAGggtaaaacataaagaaatgaatttattCTGTCATTTGTCTGCTTAATAAAAATCGGAACAtgctgtgtgtgttttaatgccATCATAAGAACATGTAATTGGCATCTCTATAAAAGAAGCGTTCCCTGCCCACCTAAAAACTAGAACTTGACTCTCACCCACCTTGCAAAAGAGACTTGGGAAGTGGTCTGAAGTCATAGGGGCATAGGACAACTCGGACAGCACATCCACAGCTCGAGGACCAATCAGATTGAGGgctaaatggaaaagaacaagagaTGTCTGGCTACTCCAGGTGAACAGCTGAACCAGTGGGAAAGGTCTGTTGGGGACTTGCTCACATATGGCCAGGCCTGGGTGGCAAGACCATGAAAGCATCCCTTTGCTTAGGGATGGACAGAGCACCCCGATTCTGGAAAACACTCCTCTCCCGACAGGCCTGCTCAGTGCAGCTACTGACTGCTGTCATCAGAGAGCCTGGAGACTGTGTTTCCTCTCCCTGGGCACACAGGAAGGCAACATTCCATAGCCTCCTTCGTAGTCACACAGGATCAAGAGACCAAGTCCTGGCTCATGGGACAGAGCCCACTTCCAGGGCCAGTCGTCATCCCCCTGCACAATTCCTATTCCCCTCTCCCCAGTGTAGCTACATGATGGGAAAAGCCCAAATCAGGACCAGAAGGAAGGCCCTGAGGGAGAGCTGCCCAGCCACCCTGGATTCTGTCATGTTTGTGACAGCAGTATGTACTAATGACACAACTACCCTCATATGGGCTGGACAACAACTTTGATTCAACAAGATTCTGTAGTTTGCCAATCTGGTAGCAAGAATTCATCGTATCTGCTGCTATGATGAATTGAGAACGAGGGCCTGGTCAGGCGAGGGGCAGGAATCAGTTAAGTGCTGGAGAGGGGTATGGAATGGAGGCAAAAGAAGAGTGCTGCTCCCCTGACAGAACTGCTGAGATAATCAGGAAATTTAAGTatccttaaaaattattcatttcaaaaaagGGGGGCAGGCGaatcttgaagaaaataaatacttgggtaataaatataaaaatatttttttaaatgctttactcattcattcaacacgtaTCTGCGCTCCTACCTGCTGGCTGTAGGGGACAGAGCAGTGAAAAAACAAACTGAAGCACTAACTTGTTCCATGCTTCACTGAAAACACAAGGACATATTCGAGATCAATTTTCTATGATCAGAGAGCCTCTCCCACGCTTCTAATTCTGACACTCAtttttgaatgtcaaatataacaAAGGCAAATGGAGAAGACATCTGCACTGGCTGGCTCTTCTGGTTCAGCGGACCCCAGAGGTCACCTTACCAGTGTATTTCCAGGTGACATCCTCTAGAAGCAGGTTAGAGTCTTTCGGCATGTGTTTCTTAAGCCAGGCCCAACAGTGGACCTGCTGGTCGGTTGGAGAAATCATGAAGAAACTAGAAGTAAGACGCAAAAGTAATCAAAACCAGGCAGTAGAAAAAGGATCCGGAAGCAATTAAGTTCTCAGCTAGTTTCAAAGCAATGAGTAGAATACTGGCAAATGCGCTCTTAGCGTTCGGGGGGGGCCAGTAGCACATAATTCTAGGATACCCCACATAAGGACAAACAGAAGATTCTGGCTTCCTGGTACTGCCAAGAAATTACACAGACCTACAAACATAAGAGAAGGTGTCTTCTCCCAGTAGGGTAACTAATTTTTCCACATCGAATTTTACACCGTCTGGTGAGTTTTAGTCTGTTTTTCTAGTGATTTCTTCTTGTAGTGGGCTGCTAATGAGCTGGCCATAAGTGAACGAAATGGTTTTGTCCTTGGTTTAATTATGGTTTCCTGGAAAAGTGAGCTGGGTGCTGTGCTGCCACAGTACTCTTAAGGAAGCAGTGTGCTGGAGGGAGCAGAGAGGGACGGCGCTGACCTCACCTGCGCTTGTTCAGGCGTGCTATGCTGCAGTCGTTTTCGTACCCTCCACCCTCGTTGAGCATGCCAGTATGCACGATGTGGCCCACGGGCACGTCCAGGTCATTGGAGAAGAGGTACTGTAGAATCTCTAATGCCTGATCTCCGGTGGACTGTAGGGTTAAGGGACAGAAGAGCATTTGGCTAGGTTACACGGCCTGATGAGCAGTACGACTTGCTGAGAAAATTAAATCAGCTAGCACTCATGCAACAATTTTTGCAGATTTATGCCACTGCAAGAAGCTCCAGAGAAAGCTAGCTATTGATTCTAATGATAAATGGGCCTCTGCAAGCAgattaaaaactagaaacagagctaaaaattcagaaagatgTTGTAATAAAGATGACATCAAAATATACCAGATTTCTTAATCAGTTTTGAAGAGACATGAAAAAAGGtggcattcaacaaatacacaAAGTTTCTTAGTCTGTTTTACTGGTTCCCAAATACTTACAGTTATTTCAAACTTCGTGAAAGAAGACATGTCAATGACACACACAGCTTCCTTACAGCACTTGACTTCCGACTCCACAATATCAAACCAGTCTGGCTTGTAGAAAGTCTTGCTCTGCTCCAACGCCAGGAGGTCTGCGGAACAGAAAACACAGGAGAGGTAAGGAGGGGATTGCTACGGAGGAGTCTCCCTGTATAGTTCAATGCAGTGTAAgagacttttattatttattcttccagGAACACATTCTAGCTACatacattgaaaaataagttttattctcagggcaaaaaagaaaaatgagaatatccCTTTTTACCCTTGTCTGGTGGCACAAAGTACTTTGGCCTCTCAAATCCATGCTTCTCCATCCACCTGGCTCCCTGTGCATCCAGCCGGTCATAGAGAGGAGACGTGCGTAACTGCCTCCCTGTCTGGAAGTCCCACCGGGGAACCTTCAGATCATACAGCAGAGCTAGAACAGATAATAACAGTCTATGAAAGCCCACACCACAGAGCTGAGTACCCAATATCCACTAAACTCTGGAGCTGCTCCTATTCAAAAGAACATCCTTGCCAGGCTTAGGTAGCCTAATTTGCCAAACAGTACCCAGTATAACAGGCATGctccaaaagaaagaataatattgCAAGAGCTGCTTTCATCCCTCCATAGTTATATAGCTATGAGTCACGTAACGGCTCTAGGTCTCTGTTCACAATTATCGTTCCAAATTAGTAGGTAGAAATAGGAGAAAGTGCAGAGTTCTAAACTTTGCTAAACTCCATAGCAGAGATGAAGTTATATTTAAGACGATCACAAGAAGTTAGTTACAAAGTGAAAAAATGGCACTTGATTCTTTAAAGTGCCTGTGTTGTTGGGCTCTCGGACCTGTATAGACATTTCCTCTCTAATATTTAGCCCATATCTGAAGTGAGAGGGCACACA
The DNA window shown above is from Rhinolophus ferrumequinum isolate MPI-CBG mRhiFer1 chromosome 15, mRhiFer1_v1.p, whole genome shotgun sequence and carries:
- the PDPR gene encoding pyruvate dehydrogenase phosphatase regulatory subunit, mitochondrial isoform X2, whose protein sequence is MPELETLEIMKLVNCPETFTPDMRCIMGESPLVQGYFVLAGMNSAGLSFGGGAGKYLAEWMVHGYPSENVWELDLKRFGALQSSRTFLRHRVMEVMPLLYDLKVPRWDFQTGRQLRTSPLYDRLDAQGARWMEKHGFERPKYFVPPDKDLLALEQSKTFYKPDWFDIVESEVKCCKEAVCVIDMSSFTKFEITSTGDQALEILQYLFSNDLDVPVGHIVHTGMLNEGGGYENDCSIARLNKRSFFMISPTDQQVHCWAWLKKHMPKDSNLLLEDVTWKYTALNLIGPRAVDVLSELSYAPMTSDHFPSLFCKEMSVGYANGIRVMSMTHTGEPGFMLYIPIEYALHVYNEVMSVGQKYGIRNAGYYALRSLRIEKFFAFWGQDLNTLTTPLECGRESRVKLEKGMDFIGRDALLQQKQNGVYKRLTMFILDDHDTDLDLWPWWGEPIYRNGQYVGKTTSSAYSYTMERHVCLGFVHNFSEDTGEEQVVTPDFINRGEYEIDIAGHRFQAKAKLYPVTSLYTHKRRKDDVELSDLHGK